One region of Myxococcus stipitatus genomic DNA includes:
- the nadD gene encoding nicotinate (nicotinamide) nucleotide adenylyltransferase — protein sequence MQVALLGGSFNPPHVGHLMAATYVHATQGVDEVWLMPSWQHPFGKQMEAFEHRVAMCDAMCRETSGWLKTTTIEREEGLTGRTVDTLALLVERYPDVRWSLIIGSDILRDLPHWKDFHRIREMARVIVLYRAGYPAPDTVGPPLAEVSSSQVRDMLSRGVEPSELVPASVLAQARASGLYGLKRAG from the coding sequence GTGCAGGTCGCGCTGCTTGGAGGCTCGTTCAACCCACCCCACGTGGGGCACCTGATGGCGGCGACCTACGTCCATGCCACGCAGGGCGTGGACGAGGTGTGGCTGATGCCGTCTTGGCAGCACCCGTTCGGCAAGCAGATGGAGGCGTTCGAGCACCGCGTCGCCATGTGCGATGCCATGTGCCGCGAGACCTCGGGCTGGCTGAAGACGACGACCATCGAGCGGGAGGAGGGGCTCACCGGACGCACCGTGGACACGCTGGCGCTGCTCGTGGAGCGCTACCCCGACGTGCGCTGGTCGCTCATCATCGGCAGTGACATCCTCCGCGACCTGCCTCATTGGAAGGACTTCCACCGCATCCGGGAGATGGCGCGTGTCATCGTCCTGTACCGCGCGGGCTATCCGGCGCCGGACACGGTGGGGCCGCCCCTGGCAGAGGTGTCCTCCAGCCAGGTGCGCGACATGCTCTCGCGCGGGGTGGAGCCCTCGGAGCTGGTGCCCGCGAGCGTGCTGGCCCAGGCGCGAGCGTCCGGGTTGTATGGCTTGAAGCGCGCGGGGTAG
- a CDS encoding exo-beta-N-acetylmuramidase NamZ domain-containing protein codes for MTKVKTGLDVWVEQGFSALAGLRVGAIVNPTSVDSRFRHLADLLAGAANVKLSALFGPEHGIRGEAQYMVAVGEAKDRRTGVPVHSLYGSTFESLSPRQEWLKGLDALVFDIQDVGSRYYTYVYTMALAMKAAAKAGVRFFVLDRPNPLGGEAMEGNLVGEGFRSFVGLYALPNRHGMTAGELARLFNAQEGFGCDLTVVPCEGWKRSMSWTDTGLPFISPSPNMPTPDTALVYPGMCLGEGTNVSEGRGTCRPFEQFGAPWVDTDALLARLAKESLPGVAFRAVGFTPTFDKYRGESCNGAFIHVTDRSTFQSLRTGIAIFQALHDIAPGKFDWRADAYEFVEDVPAFDLLCGTDQVRRGIEAGWSLDRLMEGFSAQTERFAGHRQAYLLYA; via the coding sequence GTGACGAAGGTGAAGACGGGACTGGATGTCTGGGTGGAGCAGGGCTTCTCCGCGCTCGCGGGCCTGCGCGTGGGCGCCATCGTCAACCCCACGAGCGTCGATTCGCGCTTCCGGCACCTGGCGGATCTGCTCGCGGGCGCCGCGAACGTGAAGCTGTCGGCCCTGTTCGGACCCGAGCACGGCATCCGGGGCGAGGCGCAGTACATGGTCGCCGTGGGCGAGGCGAAGGACCGGCGCACCGGCGTCCCCGTGCACAGCCTCTACGGCTCCACCTTCGAGTCGTTGTCACCGCGGCAGGAGTGGCTGAAGGGGCTCGACGCGCTCGTGTTCGACATCCAGGACGTGGGCAGCCGCTACTACACCTACGTCTACACCATGGCCCTGGCGATGAAGGCCGCGGCGAAGGCGGGCGTGCGCTTCTTCGTGCTCGACCGACCCAACCCCCTGGGCGGCGAGGCGATGGAGGGCAACCTGGTGGGGGAGGGGTTCCGCTCCTTCGTCGGGCTGTACGCGCTGCCCAACCGGCACGGCATGACGGCGGGGGAGCTGGCGCGCCTCTTCAACGCGCAGGAGGGCTTCGGCTGCGATTTGACGGTGGTCCCCTGCGAGGGCTGGAAGCGCTCCATGTCCTGGACGGACACGGGGCTGCCCTTCATCTCCCCGTCGCCCAACATGCCCACGCCGGACACCGCGCTGGTGTATCCCGGCATGTGCCTGGGCGAAGGCACCAACGTCTCCGAGGGCCGGGGCACGTGCCGGCCCTTCGAGCAGTTCGGCGCCCCGTGGGTGGACACGGACGCGCTGCTGGCGCGGCTGGCGAAGGAGTCGCTGCCCGGCGTTGCGTTCCGCGCCGTGGGCTTCACGCCCACGTTCGACAAGTACCGGGGCGAGTCCTGCAACGGCGCCTTCATCCACGTGACGGACCGCTCCACCTTCCAGTCCCTGCGCACCGGCATCGCCATCTTCCAGGCGTTGCACGACATCGCCCCGGGGAAGTTCGACTGGCGGGCGGACGCCTACGAGTTCGTCGAGGACGTGCCCGCCTTCGACCTGCTGTGCGGGACGGACCAGGTGCGCCGGGGCATCGAGGCGGGCTGGAGCCTGGACCGGCTGATGGAGGGCTTCTCCGCCCAGACGGAGCGCTTCGCCGGGCACAGACAGGCCTACCTGCTGTACGCTTGA
- a CDS encoding adenylate/guanylate cyclase domain-containing protein: MKTANLAIVFTDIKGFTERTSRQTLEQNQRMLQAHHALLTPLFKAFGGRIVKSIGDAFLATFESPTQAVLSGVAIQDRLWHYNRSVPEAEQLHVRVAINVGEVRLEANDVFGEPVNIAARVEGIAEAGEVYFTEAVYLSMNKAEVPSREVGAFELKGIPGKIRVFQVPRAPYRVEAPDARAIAEAPGEETLPPYGNLGLSRVPESMMDGGVDLSALLGQRAAALGQRAAAGAVVLGQQATVLGRQARSAGGSLMSRVVGAARAGDFRGLARAVGRSWKTLAVVGGVVVLAGVAVVVVGKSPAVRAIEAVEAAPRQDRDPLVKEARRLIAEEKDAGRRLYLQGRLDEAQENNRRSLDDYVRAVKAGSGDAEDRIEELLSHPQCGVRSAAAEAVRTLKLKSALGALEDLADEGGEDDGTGGLFGMGKCDSRAAAQNALKVFKD; the protein is encoded by the coding sequence TTGAAGACCGCCAACCTCGCCATCGTCTTCACCGACATCAAGGGCTTCACCGAGCGGACCAGTCGGCAGACGCTGGAGCAGAACCAGCGCATGCTGCAGGCCCACCATGCCCTGCTGACGCCGCTGTTCAAGGCGTTCGGCGGGCGCATCGTGAAGTCCATCGGCGACGCGTTCCTCGCGACGTTCGAGTCGCCCACGCAGGCGGTGCTCAGCGGCGTCGCCATCCAGGACCGGCTCTGGCACTACAACCGCTCCGTCCCGGAGGCGGAGCAGCTCCACGTGCGCGTGGCCATCAACGTGGGCGAGGTCCGCCTGGAGGCCAACGACGTCTTCGGCGAGCCGGTGAACATCGCCGCGCGCGTGGAGGGCATCGCCGAGGCGGGCGAGGTGTACTTCACCGAGGCTGTCTACCTGTCGATGAACAAGGCGGAGGTGCCCTCGCGCGAGGTGGGGGCCTTCGAGCTGAAGGGCATCCCCGGGAAGATCCGCGTCTTCCAGGTGCCGCGCGCGCCGTACCGCGTGGAGGCGCCGGACGCGAGGGCCATCGCCGAGGCTCCGGGCGAGGAGACGCTCCCGCCCTACGGCAACCTGGGGCTGTCGCGGGTGCCCGAGTCCATGATGGACGGCGGCGTCGACCTGTCCGCGCTGCTGGGGCAGCGGGCGGCGGCCCTGGGGCAACGGGCCGCGGCGGGCGCGGTGGTGCTGGGGCAGCAGGCCACGGTGCTGGGACGGCAGGCCCGGTCCGCGGGCGGCTCGCTCATGTCGCGGGTGGTGGGCGCGGCGCGCGCGGGAGACTTCCGCGGATTGGCGCGGGCGGTGGGGCGCTCCTGGAAGACGTTGGCCGTGGTCGGCGGCGTGGTCGTGCTCGCGGGCGTGGCGGTGGTGGTCGTGGGCAAGAGTCCGGCGGTCCGGGCCATCGAGGCGGTGGAGGCGGCGCCCCGGCAGGATCGCGACCCGCTCGTGAAGGAAGCGCGACGGCTCATCGCCGAGGAGAAGGACGCGGGGCGGCGCTTGTACCTGCAGGGGCGCCTGGACGAGGCCCAGGAGAACAACCGCCGCTCGCTGGACGACTACGTGCGCGCGGTGAAGGCGGGCAGCGGCGACGCGGAGGACCGCATCGAGGAGCTGTTGTCGCATCCCCAGTGTGGCGTGCGGTCGGCGGCGGCGGAGGCGGTGCGGACGCTCAAGCTCAAGAGCGCCCTGGGGGCGCTGGAGGACCTGGCGGACGAGGGCGGCGAGGACGACGGGACGGGCGGGTTGTTCGGCATGGGCAAGTGCGACTCGCGGGCGGCCGCGCAGAACGCGCTCAAGGTGTTCAAGGACTGA
- a CDS encoding tetratricopeptide repeat protein, producing MPWVFLVALLAGASDAAEPPSLTAPARPVSAPSASLADALALEAAGDDTAALSALEALVAAQPQWELPRLEAARLLLKLGGAPERAEAHLDVATRVAPTNPRAWYLQGLMWEERGNPLQATRSYEKAVQHRASFEEARFRLGGLWASLGDLLKAELHLRYLARARPEWVQVRLQLAEVLEKQGRPLDAEAELLAARGFQPTSPLVLRRLADFYERTERPQLAAKVRKSMEPPPEKRRMRALKPSRR from the coding sequence ATGCCGTGGGTCTTCCTGGTGGCCTTGCTAGCGGGCGCGTCTGACGCGGCGGAGCCGCCCTCCCTGACGGCGCCGGCCCGCCCCGTGTCCGCTCCGTCCGCGTCGCTCGCCGACGCGCTGGCGCTGGAGGCCGCGGGGGACGACACGGCGGCGCTCTCCGCCCTGGAGGCGCTGGTGGCCGCCCAGCCCCAGTGGGAGCTGCCCCGGCTGGAGGCGGCCCGGCTGCTGCTCAAGCTGGGCGGAGCCCCCGAGCGCGCCGAGGCCCACCTGGACGTCGCCACCCGGGTGGCCCCCACCAACCCCCGGGCCTGGTATCTCCAGGGGCTCATGTGGGAGGAGCGTGGCAACCCGCTCCAGGCCACCCGGTCCTACGAGAAGGCCGTCCAGCACCGCGCGTCCTTCGAGGAGGCGCGCTTCCGGCTGGGGGGGCTGTGGGCTTCCCTGGGGGACCTGTTGAAGGCGGAGCTGCACCTGCGCTACCTGGCCCGTGCCCGGCCGGAGTGGGTCCAGGTGCGCCTCCAGTTGGCGGAGGTGTTGGAGAAGCAGGGGCGTCCGCTGGACGCGGAGGCCGAGCTCCTGGCGGCCCGGGGCTTCCAGCCCACCAGTCCCCTGGTGCTCCGCAGGCTGGCCGACTTCTACGAGCGGACCGAGCGCCCCCAGCTCGCGGCCAAGGTGCGCAAGTCCATGGAGCCCCCGCCGGAGAAGCGGCGCATGCGGGCACTCAAGCCTTCTCGCCGCTGA
- a CDS encoding endonuclease MutS2, producing the protein MTVQISQKTLEDLGFADVLRALTQRCRTEPGRERVAARPFLDSAEEVAEALALVAEARSLSQEQFSLPLGGVVDLRTPVGHASKGGLLEPRQLIDAAQLLFAFARTREALDERKERVPRLMDIARRMPMLESLARRIDQCFEPDGEISDRASPELREARDRARGLHRRIKTRLDEMLHDEGFVSKLRENYYTLRNGRYVVPVVSNYRSEVDGIVHNASQTGQTLFMEPQAMVGLGNDLAIAQSVVTEEERRVLQELSNQLGRESDRILEGLDAVAELDEAEAVAILSSDLDATTPEFAGVDDLRLRQLRHPRLVLKGTEVVANDVTLDGAAKALVVSGPNAGGKTVTLTGVGLCSLMLRAGLPIPVAEGSRMPLYRSVHSTVGDSQDLAQGLSTFSAHVVMLRDIIAVAGTGSLVMIDEIAADTDPREGAAIAIAVLEDLLSKGAFVLVTTHLEELKALAHMDPRFLNARVGFDSKRMAPTYRLQIGAAGQSSAIEVAARVGLPQQVCDRARELTLNAGGPLSRALAAAEEERRKLSEELERARVAAKEAEALRVELEKQKQTFERERRARMMQFNEDVATASEHAAAEVRELLGKLRSEQNEKALSEARLQLQQRAEEAQKRAQAAKAELFQVEAPGPANLRVGAWVHHSGLGRDVEILELADGHAVVSAGGAMKMRVPTAELSGARTRKPQQAKFPERQKQEAALKRAASAAPAQVEATNFRCDVRGMRADDALAEVESFLDRGMRSGEEAALIVHGHGTGALKQALRDYLANSPYIRMFRPGESHEGGDGVTVVSLRS; encoded by the coding sequence ATGACCGTGCAGATATCCCAAAAGACGCTGGAAGACCTCGGATTCGCGGATGTGCTTCGGGCGCTGACCCAGCGCTGTCGCACGGAGCCAGGCAGGGAGCGCGTCGCCGCCCGACCGTTCCTCGATTCGGCCGAGGAGGTGGCGGAGGCGCTGGCGCTGGTGGCCGAGGCCCGCTCGCTGTCCCAGGAACAGTTCTCCCTCCCGCTGGGGGGCGTGGTGGACCTGCGTACCCCGGTGGGCCATGCCTCGAAGGGCGGCCTGCTGGAGCCCCGGCAGCTCATCGACGCGGCCCAGCTCCTCTTCGCCTTCGCCCGGACCCGCGAGGCCCTGGACGAGCGCAAGGAGCGCGTGCCCCGGCTGATGGACATCGCCCGCCGGATGCCGATGCTGGAGTCGCTCGCCCGGCGCATCGACCAGTGCTTCGAGCCGGACGGGGAGATCTCCGACCGGGCCAGTCCGGAGCTGCGAGAGGCCCGGGACCGGGCGCGCGGCCTGCACCGCCGCATCAAGACGCGCCTGGACGAGATGCTCCACGACGAGGGCTTCGTCTCCAAGCTGCGCGAGAACTACTACACCCTGCGCAACGGCCGGTACGTCGTGCCCGTGGTATCCAACTACCGTTCGGAGGTGGACGGCATCGTCCACAACGCCAGCCAGACGGGCCAGACGCTCTTCATGGAGCCGCAGGCCATGGTGGGGCTGGGCAACGACCTGGCCATCGCCCAGTCGGTGGTGACGGAGGAGGAGCGGCGCGTCCTCCAGGAGCTGAGCAACCAGCTGGGCCGGGAATCGGACCGCATCCTCGAGGGCCTGGACGCCGTGGCGGAGCTGGACGAGGCGGAGGCCGTCGCCATCCTCTCCTCCGACCTGGACGCGACGACGCCGGAGTTCGCGGGGGTCGACGACCTGCGGCTGCGGCAGCTGCGCCACCCGCGCCTGGTGCTCAAGGGCACGGAGGTGGTGGCCAACGACGTGACGCTCGATGGCGCGGCGAAGGCGCTCGTCGTCTCCGGCCCCAACGCGGGCGGCAAGACGGTGACGCTGACGGGCGTGGGCCTGTGCTCGCTCATGCTGCGCGCGGGCCTGCCCATCCCCGTGGCGGAGGGCTCGCGGATGCCGCTGTACCGCTCCGTGCACTCGACCGTGGGCGACTCGCAGGACCTGGCCCAGGGCCTGTCCACCTTCAGCGCGCACGTGGTGATGCTGCGCGACATCATCGCCGTGGCGGGCACGGGCTCGCTGGTGATGATCGACGAGATCGCCGCGGACACCGACCCACGCGAGGGCGCGGCCATCGCCATCGCGGTGCTGGAGGACCTGCTCTCCAAGGGCGCCTTCGTCCTGGTGACGACGCACCTCGAGGAGCTCAAGGCGCTGGCGCACATGGACCCGCGCTTCCTCAACGCGCGCGTGGGCTTCGACTCCAAGCGCATGGCGCCCACCTACCGGCTGCAGATCGGCGCCGCGGGCCAGTCCTCCGCCATCGAGGTCGCCGCGCGCGTGGGCCTGCCCCAGCAGGTGTGCGACCGCGCCCGCGAGCTGACGCTCAACGCCGGCGGTCCGCTGTCCAGGGCGCTGGCCGCCGCCGAGGAGGAGCGCCGCAAGCTCTCCGAGGAGCTGGAGCGCGCCCGCGTCGCCGCCAAGGAGGCGGAGGCGCTGCGCGTGGAGCTGGAGAAGCAGAAGCAGACCTTCGAGCGCGAGCGGCGCGCGAGGATGATGCAGTTCAACGAGGACGTGGCGACCGCGAGCGAGCACGCGGCGGCCGAGGTCCGCGAGCTGCTGGGGAAGCTGCGCTCCGAGCAGAACGAGAAGGCGCTGTCGGAGGCGCGGCTGCAGCTCCAGCAGCGGGCCGAGGAGGCCCAGAAGCGCGCCCAGGCCGCGAAGGCGGAGCTGTTCCAGGTGGAGGCCCCCGGCCCCGCGAACCTGCGGGTGGGCGCGTGGGTGCACCACTCCGGCCTCGGCCGGGACGTGGAGATCCTCGAGCTGGCGGACGGCCACGCCGTGGTGTCCGCGGGTGGCGCCATGAAGATGCGGGTGCCCACGGCGGAGCTGTCCGGCGCGCGCACGCGCAAGCCGCAGCAGGCGAAGTTCCCGGAGCGACAGAAGCAGGAGGCCGCGCTCAAGCGGGCGGCGTCCGCGGCCCCCGCGCAGGTGGAGGCCACGAACTTCCGCTGCGACGTGCGCGGCATGCGCGCGGACGACGCGCTCGCGGAGGTAGAGTCCTTCCTCGACCGGGGCATGCGCAGCGGCGAGGAGGCCGCGCTCATCGTCCATGGCCACGGCACAGGCGCGCTCAAGCAGGCGCTGCGCGACTACCTGGCCAACTCGCCCTACATCCGCATGTTCCGCCCGGGTGAGAGCCACGAGGGCGGCGACGGCGTCACGGTGGTGTCCCTGCGCTCCTGA
- a CDS encoding M4 family metallopeptidase, producing MQPEGEAPAPVAKDADVQAVLARMPGAQVLGRQGEVPFLIRGELGRLTTSGGVSAQRARSDSGFEAREALADIAGAFRLRSDDLVFRRASVDSQGRQHLRFRQQLHGLNVIGGELVLHADAEGLIYAANGSARGGPATRPEATVASTAAREASLATTTIQEARAEGAPTLVYLRPEGGDELRLAWQVRLVGTREGMKANDLVYVDAQRGGVLATHPQIHAALNRQVYSANNGSTTPGTLKRSEGQAPTGDAHVDQNYDQLGNTYNCYKTLFNRDSYDNAGATLVSTVHYGSNYVNAYWDGEQMVYGDGNGVDSIELGKDLDVTVHELTHAVTDTESDLIYSGESGGLNESLSDIFSGVCESWTRNWATDADVFMVGEDIWTPAIPNDALRYMDDPAKDDASLDFYGDYSPGVDVHYSSGISNLVFALLSKGGSHPRGKTTLNVAAIGPEKAGRIFYKANTDLFTPSTTFEQAKAYTIQAAQELGYDAATVQAVTDAWLAVGVPPPPPVTEALTNGVAKTGLAGSSGNKKYFTLEVPAGQTTLKFETTGGTGDADLYVRYGNAPNSSTYDCRPYSSGNAESCSFTNPQAGTWYVMVNAYTAYSGLSLTGTYGGGSGPGTPTTETASGQVTRNENDRYGPYSVVPGTTFKVTMTGTRNPNLYVRFGAQPTTSNYDCRPNASGASETCSLTVPAGQSEAHVMVRGVGTNTATYNLTIEYVKP from the coding sequence GTGCAACCGGAGGGAGAAGCTCCCGCGCCTGTCGCCAAGGACGCGGACGTCCAGGCCGTGCTGGCGCGCATGCCTGGGGCGCAGGTGCTCGGCCGGCAGGGAGAGGTCCCCTTCCTCATCCGCGGTGAGCTGGGCCGGCTGACGACGTCCGGTGGCGTCTCGGCGCAGCGCGCGCGTTCGGACTCCGGGTTCGAGGCGCGCGAGGCGCTCGCGGACATCGCGGGGGCCTTCCGCCTGCGCTCGGACGACCTCGTGTTCCGTCGCGCCAGCGTGGACTCGCAGGGCCGGCAGCACCTGCGCTTCCGCCAGCAGCTCCACGGCCTGAACGTCATCGGCGGAGAGCTCGTGCTCCACGCGGACGCGGAGGGCCTCATCTACGCGGCCAACGGCTCCGCGCGCGGCGGCCCGGCCACGCGCCCCGAGGCGACGGTGGCCTCCACGGCCGCGCGCGAGGCGTCGCTCGCCACCACCACCATCCAGGAGGCGCGCGCCGAGGGCGCCCCGACGCTCGTCTACCTGCGGCCCGAGGGCGGCGACGAGCTGCGGCTGGCGTGGCAGGTGCGGCTGGTGGGGACGCGCGAGGGGATGAAGGCGAACGACCTGGTGTACGTGGACGCGCAGCGCGGCGGCGTGCTCGCCACGCACCCGCAGATCCACGCGGCGCTCAACCGTCAGGTGTACAGCGCCAACAACGGCAGCACCACGCCGGGAACGCTCAAGCGCTCCGAGGGTCAGGCCCCCACCGGTGACGCCCACGTCGACCAGAACTACGACCAGTTGGGCAACACGTACAACTGCTACAAGACGCTGTTCAACCGCGACTCGTACGACAACGCGGGCGCCACGCTCGTCAGCACCGTCCACTACGGCAGCAACTACGTGAACGCGTACTGGGACGGCGAGCAGATGGTGTACGGCGACGGCAACGGCGTGGACTCCATCGAGTTGGGCAAGGACCTGGACGTCACCGTCCACGAGCTGACCCACGCGGTGACGGACACGGAGTCGGACCTCATCTATTCGGGTGAGTCCGGCGGCCTCAACGAGTCCCTGTCCGACATCTTCTCCGGCGTGTGCGAGAGCTGGACGCGCAACTGGGCCACGGACGCGGACGTGTTCATGGTCGGCGAGGACATCTGGACACCAGCCATCCCCAACGACGCCCTGCGATACATGGACGACCCCGCCAAGGACGACGCGTCGCTCGATTTCTACGGTGACTACTCGCCCGGCGTCGACGTGCACTACAGCTCCGGCATCAGCAACCTCGTCTTCGCGCTGCTCTCCAAGGGTGGCAGCCACCCGCGCGGCAAGACGACCCTGAACGTCGCGGCCATCGGCCCGGAGAAGGCCGGCCGCATCTTCTACAAGGCGAACACGGACCTGTTCACGCCGAGCACCACGTTCGAGCAGGCCAAGGCGTACACCATCCAGGCCGCGCAGGAGCTCGGCTACGACGCGGCCACGGTGCAGGCCGTGACGGACGCCTGGCTCGCGGTGGGCGTGCCGCCCCCGCCCCCCGTGACGGAGGCGCTCACCAACGGCGTCGCCAAGACGGGGCTGGCCGGCAGCTCCGGCAACAAGAAGTACTTCACGCTCGAGGTCCCCGCGGGCCAGACGACCCTGAAGTTCGAGACCACCGGCGGCACGGGTGACGCGGACCTCTACGTGCGCTACGGCAACGCCCCGAACAGCAGCACCTACGACTGCCGCCCGTACAGCAGCGGCAACGCGGAGAGCTGCAGCTTCACCAACCCGCAGGCGGGCACCTGGTACGTCATGGTCAACGCCTACACGGCCTACTCCGGCCTGTCGCTCACGGGCACCTACGGCGGTGGCTCCGGCCCCGGCACGCCCACCACGGAGACGGCCTCCGGTCAGGTGACGCGCAACGAGAACGACCGCTACGGCCCCTACAGCGTCGTGCCGGGCACCACGTTCAAGGTGACCATGACGGGCACGCGCAACCCGAACCTGTACGTGCGCTTCGGCGCGCAGCCCACCACCAGCAACTACGACTGCCGCCCCAACGCCTCCGGCGCCTCGGAGACGTGCTCGCTGACGGTTCCGGCGGGCCAGAGCGAGGCCCACGTCATGGTGCGCGGCGTCGGCACCAACACGGCGACGTACAACCTGACCATCGAGTACGTGAAGCCGTAG
- a CDS encoding tetratricopeptide repeat protein, producing MGAGFYRDGMTRLMAGDVAEGLRLLEAALREAPDDAKVMHGLARALEASGERERSMELLTRVHEGAPAEPDPACDLALSLIERGDDERASRVLSPVLEAQPEHPRANFYMAMALAKTDAARARRHTVHARKSPDPDDRQAAAALDRVLALYVDR from the coding sequence GTGGGAGCAGGGTTCTATCGCGACGGCATGACCCGGCTGATGGCGGGGGATGTCGCGGAGGGGCTGAGGCTGCTGGAGGCCGCGCTGCGCGAGGCCCCGGACGACGCGAAGGTGATGCACGGGTTGGCGCGCGCGCTGGAGGCGTCCGGCGAGCGGGAGCGTTCGATGGAGCTGTTGACCCGGGTGCACGAGGGCGCGCCGGCGGAGCCGGATCCCGCGTGCGACCTGGCGCTGAGCCTCATCGAGCGGGGGGACGACGAGCGGGCCAGCCGGGTGTTGTCGCCGGTGCTGGAGGCGCAGCCGGAGCACCCGCGCGCCAACTTCTACATGGCCATGGCGCTGGCGAAGACGGACGCGGCGCGCGCGCGACGGCACACCGTCCATGCGCGCAAGAGCCCGGACCCGGATGACCGTCAGGCGGCGGCGGCGTTGGATCGCGTGCTGGCGCTGTACGTGGATCGCTGA
- a CDS encoding sigma-54-dependent transcriptional regulator has translation MARILVADDEEGVRSFIAEALEVEGHAVSTAADGDEAARVLAKQGVDLLVTDLRMPGMDGLTLLRKVREEQPDVEVIVLTAVGSVESAVAAMKAGAFEYLLKPVGSPAELRLTVSRALERRALLNFKAEARQSTSEVVLSWGAPAMAPVVEALRKVAHTQATVLLVGESGTGKEVAARALHQWSDRADGPFVAVNCAALTETLLESELFGHEKGAFTGAVAQRRGRIELAQGGTFFLDEVGELKAELQAKLLRVLQERRFERVGGTRTLEADVRWVAATNRDLRAMMARGEFREDLYHRLAVFPIRLPALRERREDLRPLAELLLRRIGEELGRPGLRLSPEASERLEGFPWPGNVRELRNALERAAILADGPEVDARHLWLDPTSAPASAATPAQGARLPDTTLEELERIAIEQAIADEGGNRKRAAQRLGIGLRTLYDKLRRYGMQ, from the coding sequence ATGGCGCGCATCCTGGTGGCGGATGACGAGGAGGGCGTGCGCTCGTTCATCGCGGAGGCGCTCGAGGTCGAGGGCCACGCGGTGAGCACCGCGGCGGACGGGGACGAGGCCGCGCGCGTGCTGGCCAAGCAGGGCGTGGACCTGCTCGTCACCGACCTGCGCATGCCGGGCATGGACGGCCTGACGCTGCTGCGCAAGGTGCGGGAGGAGCAGCCGGACGTGGAGGTCATCGTCCTGACGGCGGTGGGCTCCGTGGAGAGCGCGGTGGCGGCGATGAAGGCCGGCGCCTTCGAGTACCTGCTCAAGCCCGTGGGCAGTCCGGCGGAGCTGCGCCTCACGGTGTCGCGGGCGCTGGAGCGGCGCGCGCTGCTCAACTTCAAGGCGGAGGCGCGCCAGTCGACCAGCGAGGTCGTCTTGAGCTGGGGCGCGCCGGCCATGGCGCCGGTGGTGGAGGCGCTGCGCAAGGTGGCGCACACCCAGGCCACGGTGCTGCTGGTGGGCGAGAGCGGCACGGGCAAGGAGGTGGCCGCGCGCGCGCTGCACCAGTGGAGCGACCGCGCGGATGGGCCCTTCGTCGCGGTGAACTGCGCGGCCCTCACCGAGACGCTGCTGGAGAGCGAGCTGTTCGGACACGAGAAGGGCGCCTTCACCGGGGCGGTGGCCCAGCGGCGCGGGCGCATCGAGCTGGCCCAGGGCGGCACCTTCTTCCTCGACGAAGTGGGCGAGCTGAAGGCGGAGCTGCAGGCGAAGCTCCTGCGCGTGCTCCAGGAGCGTCGCTTCGAGCGGGTGGGGGGCACGCGGACGCTGGAGGCCGACGTGCGCTGGGTGGCGGCCACCAACCGCGACCTCAGGGCGATGATGGCGCGCGGCGAGTTCCGCGAGGACCTCTACCACCGGCTCGCGGTGTTCCCCATCCGGCTGCCGGCGCTGCGCGAGCGGCGCGAGGACCTGCGGCCCCTGGCGGAGCTGCTGCTGCGGCGCATCGGCGAGGAGCTGGGGCGGCCGGGGCTGAGGCTGTCGCCGGAGGCCTCCGAGCGCCTCGAGGGGTTCCCCTGGCCGGGCAACGTGCGCGAGCTGCGCAACGCGCTGGAGCGCGCCGCCATCCTCGCGGACGGTCCGGAGGTGGACGCGCGCCACCTGTGGTTGGATCCGACGAGCGCCCCGGCCTCCGCCGCCACGCCGGCCCAGGGCGCGCGGCTGCCGGACACGACGCTGGAGGAGCTGGAGCGGATCGCCATCGAGCAGGCCATCGCGGACGAGGGCGGCAACCGCAAGCGCGCGGCCCAGCGGCTGGGCATCGGCTTGCGGACGCTCTACGACAAGCTGCGGCGCTACGGGATGCAGTGA